The following are from one region of the Pocillopora verrucosa isolate sample1 chromosome 3, ASM3666991v2, whole genome shotgun sequence genome:
- the LOC131794267 gene encoding gamma-interferon-inducible lysosomal thiol reductase-like has translation MKFKLCMLSVLLAALPVFCVGTPVAAPKVEIALYYESLCGGCRQFIETQFYPTFQKVGQIMEVILVPYGNAQESRYGDEWRFTCQHGEAECVGNLIETCAISILQNATSYFPFIHCLESTIAGYDPVSAAEQCASQFGIDFSSIDKCHSSAQGNALEHEMALKTNALNPPHYFVPWITLNGKHTDEIQNEATFDLLGLVCDTYQGTKPDACQKKESALSRCYRHA, from the coding sequence ATGAAATTCAAGCTGTGCATGCTCTCCGTCCTTCTAGCTGCCCTCCCTGTGTTCTGTGTCGGAACACCGGTAGCTGCACCAAAAGTTGAAATAGCGCTGTACTACGAGTCGCTGTGCGGAGGATGCAGGCAATTCATAGAGACTCAGTTCTACCCAACATTCCAGAAGGTTGGCCAGATCATGGAGGTGATCCTCGTGCCGTATGGAAATGCACAAGAGAGTCGCTATGGGGATGAATGGCGATTTACATGTCAGCACGGGGAGGCAGAATGCGTCGGTAACCTCATCGAAACATGCGCTATTTCTATCCTTCAGAATGCAACATCTTACTTTCCTTTCATCCACTGTCTGGAGTCGACCATCGCCGGATACGATCCAGTGTCAGCAGCAGAGCAGTGTGCAAGTCAATTTGGCATAGATTTCTCCTCCATTGACAAGTGCCACTCGAGTGCCCAGGGAAATGCCCTGGAGCATGAAATGGCTCTGAAGACCAACGCACTCAATCCTCCCCATTACTTCGTTCCATGGATTACGCTGAACGGGAAACACACcgatgaaatacaaaacgaGGCCACGTTTGATCTACTAGGACTTGTGTGTGACACTTATCAAGGCACTAAGCCTGATGCCtgtcaaaagaaagagtctGCGCTTTCTCGCTGTTATAGGCACGCGTAA
- the LOC131794196 gene encoding neuromedin-U receptor 2-like: MNATALEETSDFNQPGENSTQQSDHPLVCVSKPLSVFIFVIYAAVFFLGVFGNFLVIFIVSRDSKLHTPFNYLVVNLAVSDTFVLLFSLPIVVFSECFSWPFNEFLCKLSRPSFLIFTGVSVCTMVALSFERYQAVVHPLALKMTRGRAFFIIVFVWILSCFAFGLPRFFVFGLTTEKGILQCDPIKQSFAIRTVTKIFRLIMTLILPCIVVSWAYSRVMRKLRNELAFIADAFASRDIERMRTTRNIKTMRLLVIIIVVFVVCFLPFNIVTLFDSLPMYAEWQYNETIENMFRMFQVSHSCFNPMILCSLGSEFQKALKELCVCLLGKNVLKSKRKAYVLPQIRQSRNSTSPANTNSFDSSL; encoded by the coding sequence ATGAACGCCACGGCGTTGGAAGAAACTTCCGACTTCAATCAGCCTGGTGAGAATTCAACCCAACAAAGTGATCACCCACTTGTTTGTGTGTCAAAACCATTATCCGTTTTTATCTTCGTTATCTATGCCGCTGTTTTCTTTCTTGGGGTGTTTGGGAATTTTTTGGTCATATTCATCGTATCCAGAGATTCCAAGCTGCATACGCCATTTAATTACTTAGTTGTCAACCTGGCTGTTTCTGACACGTTTGTTCTGCTCTTTTCGTTGCCAATTGTCGTATTCAGTGAATGTTTTTCATGGCCTTTTAATGAGTTTCTATGCAAGTTGTCTCGTCCATCGTTTCTCATTTTTACGGGTGTTTCTGTTTGCACGATGGTAGCTCTGAGTTTCGAAAGATATCAAGCAGTAGTGCATCCTCTGGCACTAAAAATGACACGTGGGAGGGCGTTTTTCATCATCGTGTTTGTGTGGATTTTGTCGTGTTTTGCATTTGGCCTTCCAAGGTTTTTTGTATTTGGACTAACAACTGAGAAAGGAATTTTACAGTGTGACCCAATCAAGCAGAGTTTCGCCATAAGGACAGTGACGAAGATATTCCGGCTTATCATGACGTTAATTTTGCCTTGTATCGTTGTATCATGGGCGTATAGCCGAGTAATGCGCAAGCTTAGAAACGAGCTCGCCTTCATTGCAGACGCATTTGCATCACGTGACATAGAGAGGATGCGAACCACGAGGAACATCAAAACAATGCGCCTACTTGTAATAATTATTGTCGTGTTTGTCGTTTGCTTTTTGCCTTTCAACATTGTCACGTTATTTGACAGTCTCCCTATGTATGCCGAATGGCAGTACAATGAAACGATTGAGAATATGTTCCGGATGTTTCAAGTGTCTCACAGCTGCTTCAATCCCATGATCCTCTGTTCACTTGGCTCAGAATTTcaaaaggctttgaaagaattgTGTGTATGCTTACTTGGCAAAAACGTGctgaaaagcaaaagaaaagcCTACGTTTTACCACAAATTCGGCAAAGTCGTAATTCGACGTCGCCGGCAAACACCAATTCATTTGATAGCAGTTTGTGA
- the LOC131794261 gene encoding alpha-1B adrenergic receptor, with product MSSDVIQNMTKRLNSGAIQNKSSEGNGLQIDRVLEAILLSFLALFAIVGNGLLMYVIYSNHNLRTLRNAFVASLAAADLMLACTDIIYQAVEKVIIDFKPIHPSVCYIILLSGVLFGSASVFNLTAMTLVRYVNIRYPLHFNRYLTVHRSTTIVLVTWLIALCLAFPPLIWRPEGVVCSTTKPSDEHILNEAIYMSAEWLIWFIIPAILITFSYYRIYMIARTQARQIAALEVTAVSETNSKNSFPVRGRASSLREKKAGRMVAILVGFWVLCWLPFFTVLTISKFKSQVPGFLMRLFLCLMFANSAINPIVLTWYNRELKEAIKKLFCREKQRNQSLSMAETRSNLRGSTSRTAF from the coding sequence ATGAGCTCGGATGTCATTCAAAACATGACAAAACGACTAAATTCGGGTGCAATTCAGAACAAGTCTTCCGAAGGCAACGGACTTCAAATCGACAGAGTGCTCGAGGCGATTTTGCTCTCTTTTTTGGCCCTCTTCGCTATCGTGGGAAATGGCCTTCTCATGTACGTCATATACTCAAATCACAATCTTCGAACTCTTCGGAATGCTTTTGTAGCAAGTCTTGCGGCTGCCGATCTCATGTTAGCTTGTACAGACATTATTTACCAAGCTGTGGAAAAGGTCATAATCGACTTTAAGCCTATCCACCCATCGGTTTGTTACATTATCTTGCTTAGCGGAGTATTGTTCGGTTCTGCTTCTGTGTTTAACCTCACCGCCATGACTTTGGTCCGTTACGTAAACATTCGCTACCCTCTTCATTTTAACCGTTACCTAACTGTCCATCGCTCTACTACCATTGTACTGGTGACTTGGCTAATTGCGCTTTGTCTCGCGTTCCCGCCTCTCATTTGGCGTCCGGAAGGCGTCGTGTGTTCGACAACGAAGCCTTCCGACGAGCACATCTTAAACGAAGCCATATACATGAGTGCCGAGTGGTTAATTTGGTTCATTATCCCAGCGATACTCATAACGTTTTCATATTATCGCATATACATGATCGCAAGAACTCAAGCCAGGCAGATAGCTGCACTAGAAGTGACTGCAGTCAGTGAAACAAATTCTAAGAATTCTTTTCCTGTAAGAGGACGAGCGTCGtctttgagagaaaagaaagcgGGGCGAATGGTGGCCATTTTGGTTGGATTTTGGGTTCTTTGCTGGCTTCCGTTCTTCACAGTGCTCACCATAAGTAAATTCAAGTCTCAAGTGCCAGGCTTTCTCATGCGTTTGTTTCTGTGTCTTATGTTTGCAAACTCAGCAATTAACCCTATTGTATTAACGTGGTATAACCGTGAACTTAAAGAAGCGATTAAGAAGTTGTTCTGTCGAGAAAAACAGCGTAACCAGTCGTTATCCATGGCAGAAACACGGTCAAACTTGAGAGGATCAACTTCTAGAACAGCATTTTAA
- the LOC131794258 gene encoding transmembrane prolyl 4-hydroxylase isoform X1, whose translation MIIYTSYIWVLTTLFGFVSCYVGSQINLSCENGVCSRQADQGPCVVSDDHERLFRWDPVKRGHVRELELEPGKKYKMITLASKPPVFELPDFLSEEESEHIIDLAEMFGLENSLMHTDEFQEQHKKEVKGHASGAAGIYLSWDKNQDKEITKDEVIHFSRRYKFLYMTPEEVDVMIKKLKIREFDDGKVTIQEFRKLPTAAMDDYMNKLKELSPVHRERNSHQTWLHQGKFASKIMQRLRERIKKLTRLPDRVIRGSEPLQVVKYDENGHYNVHHDAQPVATHSHLKCCHLNVTKIPACRLCRYITILYYLNDVEEGGETAFPVADNKTFDQQLYIKTMSDDLFNLMEFCHAAKLVVPPKRGKAIMWYNHFVDEETGWLGERDDYTLHGGCGVQKGIKWIANNWITAPDAPLAHIRSNFEIKEEEEEKNF comes from the exons ATGATAATTTATACCAGTTATATTTGGGTTTTAACTACCCTGTTTGGATTTGTAAGCTGTTATGTTGGAAGTCAAATTAATCTCTCTTGTGAAAACGGCGTGTGTTCCAGGCAAGCGGATCAAGGACCATGTGTTGTTAGCGACGACCACGAACGCCTTTTTAGATGGGATCCAGTCAAG AGAGGTCACGTGAGGGAATTAGAGTTAGAGCCTGGGAAAAAATACAAGATGATAACTTTAGCCTCCAAACCTCCGGTGTTTG AGCTCCCTGATTTTCTAAGCGAGGAGGAAAGTGAGCATATCATCGATCTAGCTGAAATGTTTGGCCTTGAAAATAGCCTCATGCATACTGATGAATTTCAAGAACAACATAAGAAAGAAGTGAAAG GGCACGCAAGTGGAGCTGCTGGTATATATCTAAGCTGGGACAAAAATCAGGATAAGGAGATAACTAAAGACGAG GTAATTCACTTTTCACGGAGATATAAGTTTCTTTACATGACCCCTGAGGAAGTTGACGTCAT GATAAAGAAATTGAAGATCAGAGAGTTTGATGATG GTAAAGTCACGATACAAGAATTTCGTAAACTACCAACGGCTGCTATGGACGACTATATGAACAAGCTGAAAGAATTATCACCAGTTCACCGTGAACGAAACAGCCACCAAACCTGGCTACATCAGGGAAAGTTTGCCAGTAAAATTATGCAAAGGTTACGAGAAAG AATAAAGAAACTAACAAGGCTACCTGATCGTGTCATCCGTGGAAGTGAACCTTTACAA GTGGTGAAGTACGATGAAAATGGCCATTACAATGTTCATCACGATGCTCAGCCAGTGGCTACTCACTCGCACCTCAAGTGCTGTCACCTGAACGTCACCAAGATACCAGCTTGCAGACTTTGTAG ATATATTACTATATTGTATTACCTAAATGACGTCGAGGAGGGTGGAGAAACAGCTTTTCCAGTTGCTGATAATAAAACCTTTGATCAACAG TTGTACATCAAAACCATGAGTGATGATTTATTCAACTTGATGGAATTCTGCCATGCTGCCAAACTAGTGGTCCCCCCAAAGCGAGGCAAGGCTATCATGTGGTATAATCACTTCGTGGATGAAGAGACTGGCTGGCTGGGAGAGAGGGACGATTACACCCTTCACGGGGGGTGTGGAGTGCAGAAGGGAATCAAATGGATTGCAAATAACTGGATTACTGCCCCTGACGCACCACTTGCGCATATAAGAAGTAACTTTGAaatcaaagaagaagaagaagaaaaaaacttttaa
- the LOC131794258 gene encoding transmembrane prolyl 4-hydroxylase isoform X2 yields MITLASKPPVFELPDFLSEEESEHIIDLAEMFGLENSLMHTDEFQEQHKKEVKGHASGAAGIYLSWDKNQDKEITKDEVIHFSRRYKFLYMTPEEVDVMIKKLKIREFDDGKVTIQEFRKLPTAAMDDYMNKLKELSPVHRERNSHQTWLHQGKFASKIMQRLRERIKKLTRLPDRVIRGSEPLQVVKYDENGHYNVHHDAQPVATHSHLKCCHLNVTKIPACRLCRYITILYYLNDVEEGGETAFPVADNKTFDQQLYIKTMSDDLFNLMEFCHAAKLVVPPKRGKAIMWYNHFVDEETGWLGERDDYTLHGGCGVQKGIKWIANNWITAPDAPLAHIRSNFEIKEEEEEKNF; encoded by the exons ATGATAACTTTAGCCTCCAAACCTCCGGTGTTTG AGCTCCCTGATTTTCTAAGCGAGGAGGAAAGTGAGCATATCATCGATCTAGCTGAAATGTTTGGCCTTGAAAATAGCCTCATGCATACTGATGAATTTCAAGAACAACATAAGAAAGAAGTGAAAG GGCACGCAAGTGGAGCTGCTGGTATATATCTAAGCTGGGACAAAAATCAGGATAAGGAGATAACTAAAGACGAG GTAATTCACTTTTCACGGAGATATAAGTTTCTTTACATGACCCCTGAGGAAGTTGACGTCAT GATAAAGAAATTGAAGATCAGAGAGTTTGATGATG GTAAAGTCACGATACAAGAATTTCGTAAACTACCAACGGCTGCTATGGACGACTATATGAACAAGCTGAAAGAATTATCACCAGTTCACCGTGAACGAAACAGCCACCAAACCTGGCTACATCAGGGAAAGTTTGCCAGTAAAATTATGCAAAGGTTACGAGAAAG AATAAAGAAACTAACAAGGCTACCTGATCGTGTCATCCGTGGAAGTGAACCTTTACAA GTGGTGAAGTACGATGAAAATGGCCATTACAATGTTCATCACGATGCTCAGCCAGTGGCTACTCACTCGCACCTCAAGTGCTGTCACCTGAACGTCACCAAGATACCAGCTTGCAGACTTTGTAG ATATATTACTATATTGTATTACCTAAATGACGTCGAGGAGGGTGGAGAAACAGCTTTTCCAGTTGCTGATAATAAAACCTTTGATCAACAG TTGTACATCAAAACCATGAGTGATGATTTATTCAACTTGATGGAATTCTGCCATGCTGCCAAACTAGTGGTCCCCCCAAAGCGAGGCAAGGCTATCATGTGGTATAATCACTTCGTGGATGAAGAGACTGGCTGGCTGGGAGAGAGGGACGATTACACCCTTCACGGGGGGTGTGGAGTGCAGAAGGGAATCAAATGGATTGCAAATAACTGGATTACTGCCCCTGACGCACCACTTGCGCATATAAGAAGTAACTTTGAaatcaaagaagaagaagaagaaaaaaacttttaa